One window from the genome of Pseudobdellovibrionaceae bacterium encodes:
- a CDS encoding PQQ-dependent sugar dehydrogenase, protein MSLNKASYILVSLMTMWGLSVHGKESVKPKEQINYKVTPVTQVKGIPWGIEFKNENELFISMKDGQLFLYNIKSKVLQDIKGVPKSKVHGQGGLLDIMLHPEFDKNSRIYFSYTKEIEGNFTTALAFGTLENNEVKNLKEFFVANNASKHSIHFGSRIVHDGSKYIYFSVGDRGERDRAQSLAADQGKIHRMTLEGQTPEDNPFVKNKQARKTIWSFGHRNPQGLVYDLKNKILYEHEHGPRGGDEVNIIEKGKNYGWPVVTFGREYYGPKISKHTSLKGYVDPIYQYTPSIAPSGLELYTGTKFPEWTGKLILGALAYTHLNVLDIKDRANIKEQRIFQDRKERIRDIKQSPSGDLYYSTDNGQIYKLAR, encoded by the coding sequence ATGAGTTTGAACAAGGCCAGTTATATTTTAGTTTCTCTAATGACAATGTGGGGTTTGTCAGTTCATGGCAAGGAGTCGGTTAAACCAAAAGAACAAATAAATTATAAAGTCACTCCTGTAACACAAGTCAAAGGCATACCTTGGGGAATAGAGTTTAAAAATGAAAATGAACTGTTCATCAGTATGAAAGACGGGCAGCTATTTTTATACAATATCAAAAGTAAGGTTTTGCAAGATATTAAAGGCGTTCCTAAGTCTAAAGTTCATGGACAGGGTGGACTTTTAGATATCATGTTGCATCCTGAATTTGATAAGAACTCAAGAATATATTTTTCTTATACAAAAGAGATAGAAGGAAACTTTACTACAGCTCTGGCCTTTGGAACTTTAGAAAACAATGAAGTGAAAAATCTTAAAGAATTTTTTGTGGCTAACAACGCCAGCAAACATTCGATTCACTTTGGTTCAAGGATAGTGCACGACGGCAGTAAGTACATTTATTTTAGTGTAGGGGATAGAGGCGAGAGGGATCGTGCTCAGAGTCTTGCGGCAGACCAAGGCAAGATTCATCGTATGACCCTTGAGGGGCAAACGCCTGAAGACAATCCCTTTGTTAAAAATAAACAAGCCAGAAAGACCATTTGGAGTTTTGGGCACAGAAATCCACAGGGTTTGGTCTATGATCTTAAAAATAAAATTCTTTATGAACACGAACATGGTCCTCGCGGTGGAGATGAAGTCAATATCATTGAAAAGGGTAAGAACTACGGATGGCCTGTGGTGACTTTTGGTCGAGAGTACTATGGACCAAAAATCAGTAAACATACTTCATTAAAAGGCTACGTAGACCCTATTTACCAGTACACACCAAGTATTGCTCCCTCTGGGCTTGAGCTTTATACAGGTACAAAATTTCCAGAATGGACAGGGAAACTGATTTTGGGTGCGTTGGCTTACACCCATCTCAATGTGCTCGACATTAAAGATCGTGCAAATATCAAAGAACAGCGGATATTTCAAGACCGCAAAGAACGTATCCGCGACATCAAGCAGTCTCCAAGTGGCGACCTCTACTACTCCACAGACAACGGCCAGATATATAAACTTGCGAGGTAA